In Mucilaginibacter inviolabilis, the DNA window TTCTTTTTTATAACTGCTATTATTTCCTGCATTATCCCGGGTACCCGTTACAAGGTGATGAAAAGGGATGTGCGTTCGCAGATACTGATTGAAAAATCAAACGAGCAGCTTAAACAACAAAACGCCGATATTAATGCCAAAAACAACCTGATCGATGCGCAATATGAGCAGTTACGTAAAATTGACGGACAAAAGAACAGCTTTATCAATATAGCTGGGCATGATTTGAAGAACCTCATTGGCTCGGTAGTGATGAGCAATAACATGATCAAGGAAGAAGATTATCGCCTGAGCACCGATCAAAAGGAGTATGTAGGCTACATAGCGGAGTCGGCCGAAAAGATGCAGTACCTGCTGAACAGGCTGATGGATGTGAAAGAGATAGAATCGCCGGAAATGCAGTTTAATCTGGAGATATTTGATGCCAATGTAGAAGTGGCACACGTTTTCAGGGGTTTATATGAAACTGCACAGATGAAAAACATTCATCTAACAGATAACATCCTGAAACTGCCTCTTAATGTGAGGCTCGACCGGGTATTTGCCGGTCAGGTATTTCAGAACCTACTATCAAACGCCATTAAGTTTTCGCAAACTAATAATGATATCAGGGTGGTAACCAGTCTGCAGCGCCAACGCTTTGTTTTTGAAATTATTGATGAAGGCATAGCCATTGGTCAAAAAGAGTTGGATATGATGTTTAATAAGCTAAAAACGCTTAATGATACATCGGGAGTTAATGAAAGCCGCCTTGGTTTAGGCCTTTCTATCGCCAAATTAATGACCCAGGAAATGGGCGGTGAACTTACCTATCGCAGTGACGATAACGGTAATTATTTTAGAGTTGAGTTTTACGTTATAAATTAATATTTACAACCAGATGAGTAAATTTTTAGCCCTTTTAGCTTTTGTATTTTTAATAAATACAACAACGCAAGCACAAAGTATAGTAACTTTTAAATCGCTTGGGCATGAAGACGATGTGCTATACGGAATGAGTGGCGCTAATTCATTTTATGTGAAGATAACCCCGCTTACCGAAATGAATGGCAGCAAGCTGGTATTGTATTTTGAGCCATCGCAGGCTTTGATCAAAGAGCGTTCGTTCATTAACGTGGTTATCAACAACAAACCCGCATATAGCGGCCGGTTAACCAGGGATTCTATACAGAAACTTACCCTGAACCTCACCCGTGCAGATCTGTCGCCTGATAAGTTCCTGAAGATCCAGGTAAAAACCCTGCTCACCATCAGCGATGACGAGTGTAAAGATCTGGATAACCCGGCTATGTGGTTAAAGATCAAAAATTATTCCTATCTGGCATTACTAAAAAGCAATAAAAGCTTTTTTGATAACGTAAACATCAGCAACTGTTTTGACTCTAAAAGAGCTATTGTTTATCCGGCAAATCCAACTCTGCATGATCTGAAGGCAGTAGCATGGGCTTATTCCAGGTTAAAAAAGACCCAAACCCGCAACATCCAGGTATTTGAAGAGGATAAACTACCTGATACCGTGCGCAACTACATACAGGTAGGTAACATAGCAAGCCTAACCGCAGCTAAACGCGAACTGGTAAAAGTAACCCCACAAAATGATCAGGGTTTATTTTACCTGCACAAATCTGTAGGCCTGGTTACTGATACCATTACCCGCATGGTTGCAGCCCCAAATGGCACCCTTACACCGGTTAAAACGGTGAGTCAGGAAAATGTATCCAAAGAAATACTATTTATTACCGGTGGCGACGACAACGGCTTTGAAAAAGCAATTACCGCTTTGGGTAACATGAATATCCTGAACTCAACCTACGGCGATTACCTGCTGATTGAGAAAGCGCAAAACACTTTCTTCAAAAGCATCGACGAAAACCGCTCTAAATTATCCCTGAAACAA includes these proteins:
- a CDS encoding sensor histidine kinase produces the protein MFVQIAKDELIKETSKKAWFQTNNIIWPIILLYPVFSIVDYVYAPEIWIQFFIVRLITSALIYGLHGLFTAKRYDYRLLLHISFFLLSVTSALLCNIVKIQNLNIYYLVFATIVLFFNLQVFWEPINSFIEVLVALLLLAIFFNLFSDYNLDIVISNGGQFFFITAIISCIIPGTRYKVMKRDVRSQILIEKSNEQLKQQNADINAKNNLIDAQYEQLRKIDGQKNSFINIAGHDLKNLIGSVVMSNNMIKEEDYRLSTDQKEYVGYIAESAEKMQYLLNRLMDVKEIESPEMQFNLEIFDANVEVAHVFRGLYETAQMKNIHLTDNILKLPLNVRLDRVFAGQVFQNLLSNAIKFSQTNNDIRVVTSLQRQRFVFEIIDEGIAIGQKELDMMFNKLKTLNDTSGVNESRLGLGLSIAKLMTQEMGGELTYRSDDNGNYFRVEFYVIN